One Bos taurus isolate L1 Dominette 01449 registration number 42190680 breed Hereford chromosome 3, ARS-UCD2.0, whole genome shotgun sequence DNA window includes the following coding sequences:
- the CCN1 gene encoding CCN family member 1 precursor produces MSSRTARTLALAVTLLHLARLALSTCPTACHCPLEAPKCAPGVGLVRDACGCCKVCAKQLNEDCSKTQPCDHTKGLECNFGANSTALKGICRAQSEGRPCEYNSRIYQNGESFQPNCKHQCTCIDGAVGCIPLCPQELSLPNLGCPNLRLVKVTGQCCEEWVCDDDSAKDPMDDGEGLQGKELAFDDSEVELTRNNELIAVGKSGFLKRLPVFGMEPRILYNPSSHGQKCIVQTTSWSQCSKTCGTGISTRVTNDNPECRLVKETRICEVRPCGQPVYSSLKKGKKCSKTKKSPEPVHFTYAGCSSVKKYRPKYCGSCVDGRCCTPQQTRTVKMRFRCEDGEMFSKNVMMIQSCRCNYNCPHANEAAFPFYRLFNDIHKFRD; encoded by the exons ATGAGCTCCCGCACCGCCAGGACGCTCGCCCTCGCCGTCACCCTTCTCCACTTGGCCAGGCTG GCTCTCTCCACCTGCCCCACCGCCTGCCACTGCCCCCTGGAGGCTCCCAAGTGCGCCCCGGGAGTCGGGCTGGTCCGGGACGCCTGCGGCTGCTGTAAGGTCTGCGCCAAGCAGCTCAACGAGGACTGCAGCAAAACGCAGCCCTGCGACCACACCAAGGGGCTGGAATGCAACTTCGGCGCCAACTCCACCGCTCTGAAGGGGATCTGCAGAG CTCAGTCGGAGGGCAGACCCTGTGAATATAACTCCAGAATCTACCAGAATGGGGAAAGTTTCCAGCCCAACTGTAAACATCAGTGCACATGTATCGACGGCGCCGTGGGCTGCATTCCTCTGTGCCCCCAAGAACTCTCTCTCCCCAACTTGGGCTGCCCCAACCTCCGGCTGGTCAAAGTTACCGGGCAGTGCTGTGAGGAGTGGGTCTGCGACGACGACAGTGCCAAGGACCCTATGGACGACGGGGAGGGCCTCCAGGGCAAGGAGCTGGCCTTCGATGACTCGGAGGTGGAGTTAACGAGAAACAATGAATTAATTGCAGTTGGAAAAAGCGGCTTCTTGAAGCGGCTCCCCG TTTTTGGAATGGAACCTCGCATTCTTTACAACCCTTCTTCACACGGCCAGAAATGTATCGTCCAAACAACTTCATGGTCCCAGTGCTCAAAGACCTGTGGAACTGGTATCTCCACACGCGTTACCAATGACAACCCTGAATGCCGCCTGGTGAAAGAAACCCGGATTTGTGAAGTGCGGCCTTGTGGACAGCCGGTGTACAGCAGCCTGAAA AAGGGCAAGAAATGCAGCAAGACCAAGAAGTCCCCCGAACCGGTTCACTTTACTTACGCTGGATGTTCGAGTGTGAAGAAATACCGGCCCAAGTACTGCGGTTCCTGCGTGGACGGCCGCTGCTGCACGCCTCAGCAGACCAGGACTGTGAAGATGCGGTTCCGCTGCGAAGACGGTGAAATGTTTTCCAAGAATGTCATGATGATACAGTCCTGCAGATGCAACTACAACTGCCCGCATGCCAACGAGGCTGCCTTCCCCTTCTACAGGCTGTTCAATGACATTCACAAGTTTAGGGACTAA